The window TCCTGGTTTTGCAACACACTGAAGTAGTTCTCCAACATTCTCTGAATTTCATTGATTAGCATGTACGAATCCTTGTCGAGCGGAAATGAAGTCACCAACGCTCACTGAGCGTGAGACGGATTATCCGTAGCCTCGTCAATTCATGTATAGCGGCGATTTCTGCCCGGTTCAGTGAATGGAATTCACCTATTGAAACTACCTCCGCTAGCGGCCCTCCGGGCCTTTGAAGCCTTGGCACGATTGGGCAAGGTCAACCTCGCGGCATTGGAACTGCACGTCACCCACAGCGCTGTCAGCCACCAGATACGCTCGTTGGAGGAATACCTGGACGTTAGACTGACTGAACGTAATGGCCGCGGTGTGGTGCTGACAGAAGAGGGGCGTGTGTACGCCTATCAGATCCGGCAAACCCTGGGTGAAATTGCCGGGGTAACGGAAAGATTCCTGTCCAAAACCCGACACCCGCAACTGACCCTTTCGGTGCTGCCATCCTTTGGAATGTTTTGGCTATTGCCACGCTTGCAAGGGTTTATCGACGCGCAGCCCGGATTGCGCCTCAAGCTGGCAGCCAGTATGGAGTTTTCAAGTTTCGAGGGCGGCCTGATCGATGCGGCAATCCGATTCGGCCACGGAAAATGGCCAGATGTGCACTGTGAGCCGTTGATGCAGGACTCCTTGTTGGTCGTCGCCGCGCCAGGATTCAATCTAGGATGCTTGCCTGTCGATGCCGAGTCCGTTCTGGGACATCCCTTACTCCACGCCAGTGAAAGCTGGTCGACCTGGCTTGCTGCCGCTGGCGTTGAACAGATGCGTCCACTCGCGGCACTAGAGTTCACTGACTCGACTTTGATGCTTGAAGCGGCGCGCCTGGGTTATGGAATCGCGCTAACCCGTCGCTCGATTGCTCACGCCATGATCCAGTGCGGGCAACTGGTTAAACTGACCGACGTTGAACCGCTGCACGCATCCCGTTATTTCATGCTTTGGCCGACCCACACACAACGCTCGGCGCAGTTGGCGAGCCTGCTGACTTGGCTACGCAATGAAATCGCCGACTACCAAAGCAGCCTATCCTGAACACCAGGCAGCAAAACGCCGACCCTGAGGTCGGCGTTTTGATGACGCAAACAGCTTACTTCGCTTTCACACCTTCAAACGTTACATACAACTCAACCGCGTCGGACTGTGGGCCCAGATCTTTCTGCTTGCCGAAATCGGAACGCTTGATGCTGGTGGTGCCTTCGAAGCCGGCACGGTAGCCGCCCCATGGATCCTTGCCTTCACCCAGGAAAGTGGCCTTGACCACGATTGGCTTGGTCACGCCCATCAAGGTCAGGTCGCCGGTCACGTCCGCAGTGTCTTTGCCAGCGGCGTTTTTGCCGGTGGATTTGACGCTGGTGGAAACAAACGTCGCTTTAGCAAATTTGCTCACGTTCAGGAAGTCACCGCTGGCGATGTGCTTGTCGCGCTCGGCATGGTTGGTGAACACGCTGGCGGTGTTCACGTTGAACTCGATCTTGCTGGCTTCAGGCTTGGCAGCGTCGAAGCTGAACTTGCCGTCGATGTCCTTGAAGGTACCGGTGATGTAGCTGTAGCCCAGGTGGCTGATCTTGAAGTCAACGAAGGCGTGCTGGCCTTCTTTGTCGACGACGTAGTCGGCCGCCATTACGTTGGCGGACAGCAGAGCAGAACCGATTGCCAGAGCGGCGAGCGTTTTTTTCAACATGCTTTCTATTCCTTTGGAGTCGAGATTGAACTTCAAGCTTTGCGGCCCAGCATTCGCGTCAGGGTCGCATCACGATCGATAAAGTGGTGTTTCAGTGCTGCCAACGCATGGAGACCGGAAAAAATTACCAGCGCCCACGCCAGGTACAGATGAATCTCACCAGCGGTGTCTGCCTGATCCGGTAGTCCGGAAACCAGTGCAGGAACTTCAAACAGGCCAAACACCGGGATCCCGACACCGTCTGCGGTGGAAATCAGGTAACCGGCAATCATCACGGCAAACAGACTGAGATACAGGAACGCATGGCCGAACGTGGCGCCAATACGCGTCATGCGGCTATAGCTTGCAAGTGCGGGGGGTGGCGGACTGATAAAGCGCCACAGCACTCGTAGCACCATAACGGCTAACAACACCAGGCCAATGCTCTTGTGCAGCTCGGGCGCGTCTTTACGCCAGGTGCTGTAG of the Pseudomonas frederiksbergensis genome contains:
- a CDS encoding LysR substrate-binding domain-containing protein: MGKVNLAALELHVTHSAVSHQIRSLEEYLDVRLTERNGRGVVLTEEGRVYAYQIRQTLGEIAGVTERFLSKTRHPQLTLSVLPSFGMFWLLPRLQGFIDAQPGLRLKLAASMEFSSFEGGLIDAAIRFGHGKWPDVHCEPLMQDSLLVVAAPGFNLGCLPVDAESVLGHPLLHASESWSTWLAAAGVEQMRPLAALEFTDSTLMLEAARLGYGIALTRRSIAHAMIQCGQLVKLTDVEPLHASRYFMLWPTHTQRSAQLASLLTWLRNEIADYQSSLS
- a CDS encoding YceI family protein gives rise to the protein MLKKTLAALAIGSALLSANVMAADYVVDKEGQHAFVDFKISHLGYSYITGTFKDIDGKFSFDAAKPEASKIEFNVNTASVFTNHAERDKHIASGDFLNVSKFAKATFVSTSVKSTGKNAAGKDTADVTGDLTLMGVTKPIVVKATFLGEGKDPWGGYRAGFEGTTSIKRSDFGKQKDLGPQSDAVELYVTFEGVKAK
- a CDS encoding cytochrome b; the protein is MQLRNSSSRYGWISIFMHWGVALAVFGLFALGLWMVGLDYYSTWRKDAPELHKSIGLVLLAVMVLRVLWRFISPPPPALASYSRMTRIGATFGHAFLYLSLFAVMIAGYLISTADGVGIPVFGLFEVPALVSGLPDQADTAGEIHLYLAWALVIFSGLHALAALKHHFIDRDATLTRMLGRKA